GCAGATACTGGGCAAAATTGGCATGACCGCTCAGATACGCAAAAATAGCCAGTGCCGAAGCCACCATCACGGTTGGCATAATCGCCAGACCATCCAGACCATCTGTCAGGTTGACCGCATTACTGGTTCCAACAATGGTCAGATAGGTGATCACAACAAAAAACGGCCCCAGAGCAATGGTGAAGTTTTTAAAGAAGGGCACAATCAGAGTGGTCTCTGCAGCACCCGGCGCAGTCATGAACAAAAACATAGCGGCACCAAACCCTGCCACGGACTGCCAGAAAAATTTCCAGCGCGCAGGCAAACCACGGGAATTTTTCTCCACCACCTTGCGGTAGTCATCCACCCAGCCAACGATGCCAAATACGGCCGTTGTCAACAGAACAACCCAGATATAACGATTTTCCAGATTCGCCCACAACAGGGTGCTGATGGCAATACACACCAGAATCAGGGCGCCACCCATGGTGGGCGTACCCGCTTTACTGAGGTGCGATTTAGGCCCGTCATCACGAACAGACTGACCGATCTGGTGATAACTCAGACGACGAATCATGTGCGGCCCAAGCCAGAGGCTCAGCGCCAGAGCGGTCAGTACGCCAAGGATGCCCCTGAGCGTTAAATATTGAAACACGGCAAAACCGTGGTAGTACTGGGATAAAAAATCCGCCAGCCAGAGCAGCATTGTCAGCGCTCTCCCTTATAGTCAGACCCCACCAGGGACCTTACGATATCCAACATTCCCATCCCCCGTGAACCTTTCACCAGCACAGTCACTGCCGGAACATCCAGTTCTGACAGCAAAGACCGTAACCCGCTCACAAGAGAGGCTTTCGTTTCAAAATGACGTCCGTCACGACCATAGGCAGACACCGCCTGTCGGGAAGCGTCGCCCAATGCAATAAAGGTCTCAATACCCCTGTCACGGGCATAGGCACCCACATCGTGATGCCTCTGTTGTGACACAGCACCCAGATCCAGCATATCCCCAAGCACCATAATCCGGTGACCTTCACACTCGGCCAGCTGATCAACAGCGGCCAGCGTTGCCTTGGGGTTGGCATTGTAGGTTTCGTCAATCACCAGCGTCCGGTCGTCTAATGCAAAACGTTGTCCACGACGCTGGTAAGGGCGGGCATTTTCCAGACCCTGAACGATCTTGTCCAGTCCGATTCCTGCCGCAGAGGCGGCAACTGCGGCACAACAGGCGTTCTGTACCTGATGCTGCCCCCAGAAGGCAATCCGAAGTGTTCGTTTCTGTCCGTTCAGATTCAGAGTAAAACGCATGCCTTCTGTCGTGGTTTCAATATCACTGCCATAGCTGTCTGCCTGAGAATTGTTCAAGCTGAAAGATCGCACCCGACGCTGCTCACTCCCTGATAACGTCCGTTGCTGCCAGTCATTAAAAAAGTCATCATCCAGATTTAATATCGCTGTTCCTGAAGGTGACAGGGAGTCCAGAATAAAACCCTTTTCCTGCGCAACACCAGCAACATCGACCAGACCATCAAGGTGCGTTTCGGCGGCATTGGTAATGACCGACACATCAGGGCGAGTCAGTTCCGAGATATAACCAATTTCGCCCGGCGAACTGGTTCCCAGCTCTATAACAGCAAACTGATTGCCTGCCTCAACAGAGAACAGAGTCAGTGGGACGCCAAAGGCATTATTCAGATTGCCGTGCGTAGCCAGCGTCGAGCCTTCCTGATCAAGAATGGCTGCCAGCATTTCCTTAACGGATGTTTTTCCACAGGACCCGGTGATCGCCAGAAAAGGGATATCGGTCTGATGGCGATTGAATGCGCCAAGCTGACCCAGCGCTTCTGATGTGTCGTCTACCAGAATGTAGCTAAAGCTATCGGGATTGACAGGCTGCTCCTGCACCAGTACCGCTGCAGCACCCGATTCAATAGCCTTATCCACATAAGCATGCCCGTCAAAATTAGGCCCTTTGATGGCAATAAACAACTCACCGGACTGCACCGAGCGGGAATCAATACTGATTCCGGAAACACTCAGGTTCTGGCCGTTTAAACGTCCACCCAGTTCTGCCGCCAGTTCTGATAACTGATAAGCCCGGATCATAATGCACTCCACCCTGTCAACGCGCGAGAAACATGATCCCTGTCGTCAAACGGAAAACGTTTACCTTTTACTTCCTGATAATCTTCATGCCCCTTGCCCGCTACCACAACAATTTCACTCACTTGTGCTTCAGCGATGGTGTTGGCAATGGCCTTGCCACGATCCAGTTCAGTAACAATCGTCACATTACCCACATCAACACCCTTAACGGCATCAGCAATGATTTGTCCGGGGTCTTCACTGCGTGGGTTATCACTGGTTACCACAACTTTGTCAGCTACCTTGATGGCCGCCTGTGTCATCAAAGGGCGCTTGCCGCGATCACGATCTCCGCCACAGCCAAACACACAGGTTAAACGACTGGCGCCGTGCTCACGCAACGCAACCAGAACACTTTCCAGCGCATCCGGCGTATGGGCATAATCAACCACAACAATGGGCTTTCCGTGTCCACCAAAACGCTGCATACGTCCCGGCACTGTCGTCAACTGAGTCATCAACGGCAACACTTGCTCAAAAGCATATCCCTGAATGCAGACACTACCGAGAACAGCCAAGAGATTTTCCAGATTAAAACGCCCCAACAGCGGAGTGCGCAACTGACCGCTACCCCAGGGAGTACGAACCTGACTCACCAGACCAGCAGCCTTCAGTTCAATGGTTTCTGCGAACACATCCGCTTCCGGGTTGGACACCGAATAAGTTAAAACCTCTGTCTGATGACCACAAGCAGACAGCATCATACCACTGTAGTTATCATCAAGATTGATAACGGCCTGCTTTACCCGACCACCAGCAAACAGTAGTGACTTGGCTTTTGCATACGCATCCAGCGTGGCGTGGTAATCCAGATGATCGCGACTGATATTGGTAAACACGCCAACATCGAAGTGAACGCTATCAACCCGTCCCTGATCAAGACCATGGGAAGAGACTTCCATGGCTATAGCGTTCACACCGTCCGCTTTCAGATCAGCCATATACTGATGCAGGGAAACGCCATCAGCCGTAGTGTTCAGGCAGGGCTCCAGCGACGGCGGAACCCCTTTACCAATGGTGCCCATGATGGCACAGGGCTGCTGCAGCAAAGACAAAAGCTGGGCAATAAACCAACAACAGGAGGTTTTACCATTGGTTCCGGTCACTCCTACCACATTCAAGTTTGCAGACGGCTGCCGATAGAAACGATCAGCGAGAAAACCAATCCGGTCTTTCAGCCCTGAAACAAAAATAACCGGTACTCTTTCTTTAACAGCACCTTCTTTAACAGCACCTTCTTCAGCAGCACTTTCTTCAGCAGCACTTTCTTCTGCAGTACCAGCCCAATGAACAGCCTCATACCCGACTTCTGAGTCCTGAGCTTCCGCCAGCACAGCAGATGCACCAGCAGAAACCGCAGCCTCTATAAAGCGCCGACCATCCACTGCGAATCCGGGAACCGCCAGAAACAACTCACCCCCGATCAACTTTCTGCTGTCGAGGGCTAATCCTGATATCGGCCTGTCTATCTCGACCGACGGGTAGTCTAGAACCGCCAGTACATCGTTGATTGTATTTAATGGGCTATCAGCCATTACTTTCCTGCTTATTCACGGGCTCGCTTTCATGGAGCACCTGCCTTTGAACAGTCATAAAAGACTCTTCTTTAAAATGTCTAACCCGCATCATTGAGAACATATCTGAACCAGCCCCCCGTCTTTGCGGTCAGCACATCGTTATGCTTGGGCTTAACGCCCAACATCCGAAGCGCCTGAGCATTCACTTTGGAAAAGACAGGGGCGGCAGTGAAACTTCCGTAATAATTCTCACCGGACGGGTCATCAATAATAACAACCGTTGCCAGTCTGGGGTTATCAGCCGGTACAACACCAGCAAACAAGCCGATATGGCGATCATCATAGTAGCCACTGCCACCCACTTTGCGCACTGTTCCCGTTTTACCCGCCACCGGATAAGACGGAATACCTGCTCTGCGTCCGGAACCTCGTCGAACAACAGCACTCAGCATATCCAGCACTTCACTGGCAATATGCTCATCAATGACACGTTTGCCCTGGGGCGGAACATCGCGCTTAATCAACGAAACCGGCCGCAGGATACCCCCAGCCCCCAGAACCATATAAGCCTGAGCCAATTGTAAAGGTGTCACCGTCAAACCGTAACCAAAGGAAAGTGTTGATAAATCAAAATCACTCCAGCGATCCTGATAGGGCAGAAACCCGGTTCGTTCACCGGGAAACCCTGTTCCAATACTTTGACCTATACCAACCCGACGCAAAACGCTGACCAGACTGTCAGCACCTATATCCATGGCAATCTTGCTAACCCCGATATTACTGGAGCGAACCAGAATGGTTTCCATATCGATGGTTCCGTACCCACCAAGGTCACGAACGGCATTTCGCCCGACCCGCATATAACCATTGCCGGTGTTAATTTCGGTATCCCGGTTGTATCGTCCGGATTCCAGACCCGCCACCACCGTGAAAGGTTTCAGAGTAGACCCCGGCTCAAACAAATCGGTCATCACCCGGTTACGCATCCTGTACGCCTGCATGCCGGAACGGTTATTGGGGTTGTATGAAGGTTGATTCACCATCGCCAGCACTTCACCGGTTTCGATATCCAGCATCACCAGCGAACCCGAACTGGCTTTCAGCTCGGTGACTGCTCTTTTCAATTCCCGATAAGCCATATACTGAAGCCGAAGATCGATGCTGAGCATGATCTCCTTGCCCGGCTCGGCACTTTTGATCACTTCCGCTTCTTTGGCCAGTCGCCCACGCCGGTCCTTCAAGGTTCGACGAGTACCGGATTGTCCTGTCAGCCAGCTGTCATAACCCAGCTCGAGACCTTCCTGCCCCTTGTCATCAATACCGGTAATACCCACCAGATGCGCCGCCACCTCACCCATTGGGTAGTAACGTTTGTGTTCGTCGTAACTGTTAACACCGGGAATATTCAGATTAAGAACAGTCATGCCCTCTTCGGGCGTAACCTGTCGCTTGAGATAGATGAATTCTTTGCTGCTGTTGTTCCGAATCCGGGTTGCCAGCTCGGATGTCTGGATATCAAGAACTCTGGCGAGGGTTGGCCAATGCTCCTGCTGATCAACCAGAACTCGGGGATCACCCCAGATCGTCATCACCGGAGCACTGACTGCCAGCATCTTACCGTTGCGGTCAAAAATAACACCCCGGTGGGCAGGAATCGATTCGTGACGTATCGCTCTTTTGTCGCCTTCTTGCTGTAGAAAACGACTATCGTACACCTGCAAGTACATAACCCGTGACAGAATCACGAGTCCGGCAAGTGCAAACAAACCTTTGAGAATTCGATAACGGGCAGGATAGCCTTGCAGGTTTCCCCCGGCCTTCGCATTTTTTTTAGAATTTTTGTCGTTTCTGCGAGTATTGGCCATCATGGTGCCACCACTTCTATACGCCCGGAATCCGGAACATTCATTCCCAATTCACCCCTGGCTAATGATTCAATAC
Above is a window of Endozoicomonas montiporae CL-33 DNA encoding:
- a CDS encoding UDP-N-acetylmuramoyl-tripeptide--D-alanyl-D-alanine ligase, giving the protein MIRAYQLSELAAELGGRLNGQNLSVSGISIDSRSVQSGELFIAIKGPNFDGHAYVDKAIESGAAAVLVQEQPVNPDSFSYILVDDTSEALGQLGAFNRHQTDIPFLAITGSCGKTSVKEMLAAILDQEGSTLATHGNLNNAFGVPLTLFSVEAGNQFAVIELGTSSPGEIGYISELTRPDVSVITNAAETHLDGLVDVAGVAQEKGFILDSLSPSGTAILNLDDDFFNDWQQRTLSGSEQRRVRSFSLNNSQADSYGSDIETTTEGMRFTLNLNGQKRTLRIAFWGQHQVQNACCAAVAASAAGIGLDKIVQGLENARPYQRRGQRFALDDRTLVIDETYNANPKATLAAVDQLAECEGHRIMVLGDMLDLGAVSQQRHHDVGAYARDRGIETFIALGDASRQAVSAYGRDGRHFETKASLVSGLRSLLSELDVPAVTVLVKGSRGMGMLDIVRSLVGSDYKGER
- the mraY gene encoding phospho-N-acetylmuramoyl-pentapeptide-transferase; the protein is MLLWLADFLSQYYHGFAVFQYLTLRGILGVLTALALSLWLGPHMIRRLSYHQIGQSVRDDGPKSHLSKAGTPTMGGALILVCIAISTLLWANLENRYIWVVLLTTAVFGIVGWVDDYRKVVEKNSRGLPARWKFFWQSVAGFGAAMFLFMTAPGAAETTLIVPFFKNFTIALGPFFVVITYLTIVGTSNAVNLTDGLDGLAIMPTVMVASALAIFAYLSGHANFAQYLHIPFISGSGELIVFCGAIAGAGLGFLWFNTYPAQVFMGDVGALALGAALGTIAVIVRQEIVLIIMGGVFVMETVSVILQVASFKLTGRRIFRMAPIHHHFELKGWPEPRVIVRFWIITLVLVLIGLATLKLR
- a CDS encoding peptidoglycan D,D-transpeptidase FtsI family protein — its product is MMANTRRNDKNSKKNAKAGGNLQGYPARYRILKGLFALAGLVILSRVMYLQVYDSRFLQQEGDKRAIRHESIPAHRGVIFDRNGKMLAVSAPVMTIWGDPRVLVDQQEHWPTLARVLDIQTSELATRIRNNSSKEFIYLKRQVTPEEGMTVLNLNIPGVNSYDEHKRYYPMGEVAAHLVGITGIDDKGQEGLELGYDSWLTGQSGTRRTLKDRRGRLAKEAEVIKSAEPGKEIMLSIDLRLQYMAYRELKRAVTELKASSGSLVMLDIETGEVLAMVNQPSYNPNNRSGMQAYRMRNRVMTDLFEPGSTLKPFTVVAGLESGRYNRDTEINTGNGYMRVGRNAVRDLGGYGTIDMETILVRSSNIGVSKIAMDIGADSLVSVLRRVGIGQSIGTGFPGERTGFLPYQDRWSDFDLSTLSFGYGLTVTPLQLAQAYMVLGAGGILRPVSLIKRDVPPQGKRVIDEHIASEVLDMLSAVVRRGSGRRAGIPSYPVAGKTGTVRKVGGSGYYDDRHIGLFAGVVPADNPRLATVVIIDDPSGENYYGSFTAAPVFSKVNAQALRMLGVKPKHNDVLTAKTGGWFRYVLNDAG
- a CDS encoding UDP-N-acetylmuramoyl-L-alanyl-D-glutamate--2,6-diaminopimelate ligase produces the protein MADSPLNTINDVLAVLDYPSVEIDRPISGLALDSRKLIGGELFLAVPGFAVDGRRFIEAAVSAGASAVLAEAQDSEVGYEAVHWAGTAEESAAEESAAEEGAVKEGAVKERVPVIFVSGLKDRIGFLADRFYRQPSANLNVVGVTGTNGKTSCCWFIAQLLSLLQQPCAIMGTIGKGVPPSLEPCLNTTADGVSLHQYMADLKADGVNAIAMEVSSHGLDQGRVDSVHFDVGVFTNISRDHLDYHATLDAYAKAKSLLFAGGRVKQAVINLDDNYSGMMLSACGHQTEVLTYSVSNPEADVFAETIELKAAGLVSQVRTPWGSGQLRTPLLGRFNLENLLAVLGSVCIQGYAFEQVLPLMTQLTTVPGRMQRFGGHGKPIVVVDYAHTPDALESVLVALREHGASRLTCVFGCGGDRDRGKRPLMTQAAIKVADKVVVTSDNPRSEDPGQIIADAVKGVDVGNVTIVTELDRGKAIANTIAEAQVSEIVVVAGKGHEDYQEVKGKRFPFDDRDHVSRALTGWSAL